From Demequina capsici, one genomic window encodes:
- the cydC gene encoding thiol reductant ABC exporter subunit CydC: MTARTRPQPGPASARPEASLSSAAALREALRDTGVRAWPVIRAVLAGTMALGSAVGLSAVAAWMIARAAQMPSAADLALAAVIVRFFGISRGVFRYLERLASHDTALRGMVELRERTYEHLAAAGAGRVLTLRRGDIIARIGTDLDAVGDAVVRALIPTGVAITVSLISVAVVGLIIPVAGVVLAACLLIAGLGSAALTARQARIAAEAGVVAHAEVSSASLAAIESATEHRMWGTTAASLTAVESANHDAEAALEAESKPGAAAAALLTLSQGVAVIGGVWLAVHAIGNGAVSGPWGTVVALLPLAAFEAVGAIPAAVLQLHRSRAAALRLRELSAPLADGAFADSAAVDPEPAAAASTVAELRLDELSVAWPGMTPTRPLTERLVPGQTLAIVGPSGIGKSTILLAIAGALRPHRGTVLVDGEPAGPADTGRRIALTAEDAHIFETTVLENLRVARGDVTEDEALEALTTVGLRAWIDTLPRGIDTMLGSGGHTVSGGERRRLLLARALLHPAPVVLIDEPAEHLDDEGQDALRAVVMSMTARQRIVVLVTHHESPLGYAERQVDLRE; this comes from the coding sequence ATGACTGCACGGACTCGCCCGCAGCCCGGACCCGCATCGGCCCGACCCGAGGCCTCCCTCAGCTCGGCGGCCGCACTGCGAGAGGCCCTGCGCGACACCGGGGTCCGCGCCTGGCCCGTGATCCGCGCGGTGCTCGCGGGCACCATGGCACTCGGATCCGCGGTCGGGCTCTCGGCCGTCGCGGCGTGGATGATCGCCAGAGCGGCGCAGATGCCGTCCGCCGCCGACCTGGCGCTCGCCGCCGTGATCGTCCGCTTCTTCGGCATCTCGCGCGGAGTCTTCCGCTACCTCGAACGTCTTGCGAGCCACGACACCGCGCTACGTGGCATGGTCGAGCTGCGCGAGCGCACCTACGAGCACCTCGCCGCGGCCGGCGCGGGAAGAGTGCTCACGCTGCGTCGCGGCGACATCATCGCCCGCATCGGTACAGATCTGGACGCCGTCGGCGACGCTGTGGTGCGCGCCCTCATTCCCACAGGCGTCGCGATCACCGTGAGCCTGATCTCCGTCGCTGTCGTCGGGTTGATCATCCCAGTCGCCGGAGTCGTCCTTGCCGCATGCCTGCTCATCGCGGGCCTCGGCTCCGCGGCGCTCACCGCCCGGCAGGCCCGGATCGCGGCCGAGGCCGGTGTCGTCGCGCACGCGGAGGTCAGCTCCGCATCGCTCGCCGCGATCGAGTCGGCCACCGAGCACCGCATGTGGGGCACGACGGCCGCGTCGCTCACCGCCGTCGAGAGCGCGAACCACGACGCAGAAGCAGCCCTCGAGGCCGAGTCGAAGCCCGGTGCGGCGGCTGCCGCGCTCCTCACGCTCAGCCAGGGCGTCGCCGTGATCGGCGGCGTCTGGCTCGCCGTGCACGCCATTGGCAACGGCGCGGTGTCGGGGCCCTGGGGGACGGTCGTCGCGCTGCTCCCGCTGGCCGCGTTCGAAGCGGTCGGCGCCATCCCGGCGGCTGTCCTGCAGCTCCACCGCTCCCGCGCCGCAGCGCTGCGCCTCCGAGAGCTGTCAGCGCCGCTCGCCGACGGCGCATTCGCGGACTCCGCCGCCGTCGATCCGGAACCCGCCGCAGCAGCGAGCACCGTCGCTGAGCTGCGTCTCGACGAGCTCTCGGTCGCCTGGCCCGGGATGACTCCGACGCGTCCGCTCACCGAGCGGCTCGTCCCCGGACAGACGCTCGCGATCGTGGGCCCCTCAGGCATCGGCAAGTCGACGATCCTGCTGGCTATCGCCGGCGCGCTGCGACCGCATCGCGGCACGGTGCTCGTCGACGGAGAGCCTGCAGGCCCTGCCGACACCGGCCGCCGCATCGCGCTCACGGCCGAGGACGCCCACATCTTCGAGACGACGGTCCTCGAGAACCTGCGGGTCGCGCGCGGCGACGTCACCGAGGACGAGGCACTCGAAGCGCTCACCACGGTGGGCCTCCGCGCATGGATCGATACGCTGCCGCGCGGGATCGACACGATGCTGGGCTCCGGCGGGCACACAGTCTCCGGCGGCGAGCGACGACGCCTCCTGCTTGCACGCGCGCTGTTGCACCCCGCGCCCGTCGTCCTCATCGACGAGCCCGCGGAACATCTTGATGACGAGGGACAGGACGCGCTGCGCGCGGTGGTCATGTCGATGACCGCTCGGCAACGTATCGTGGTGCTCGTCACGCATCACGAGTCCCCGCTTGGCTACGCGGAGAGGCAGGTGGACCTGCGTGAGTGA
- the cydB gene encoding cytochrome d ubiquinol oxidase subunit II, which yields MDLALIWFVLIAVLWTGYLVLEGFDFGVGMLMGLLAKNNKERRLALNTIGPVWDGNEVWLLTAGGATFAAFPEWYATLFSGFYLPLLLILLSLIVRAVAIEYRGKINDEKWRQRWDWAIIGSAWVPSILWGVAFANLVRGVPIAESNGHLEYVGNFFDLLSPFALLGGLVTLSLFLSHGAIFLALKTSGDFSKRAGDFAKKISVAALALAAVWAIWTQLAYSVAWTWAAVLVAALGLVAVVWFARVESFGKAFIANAVVIVGAVVLIFGSMYPDVMPSSIDPAYSLTVDNASSTDYTLTVMTWVAVIMTPIVLAYQAWSYWVFRRRISTDHIPEHSELTFLKK from the coding sequence ATGGATCTCGCACTGATCTGGTTCGTACTCATCGCGGTCCTGTGGACCGGATACCTCGTGCTCGAGGGCTTCGACTTCGGCGTGGGCATGCTCATGGGGCTGCTCGCGAAGAACAACAAAGAACGACGCCTCGCGCTCAACACGATCGGCCCCGTGTGGGACGGCAACGAGGTGTGGCTGCTGACCGCCGGCGGCGCGACATTCGCGGCGTTCCCCGAGTGGTACGCCACCCTGTTCTCCGGCTTCTATCTGCCTCTGCTGCTGATCCTGCTTTCGCTCATCGTGCGCGCCGTAGCGATCGAGTACCGCGGCAAGATCAACGACGAGAAGTGGCGTCAGCGCTGGGACTGGGCGATCATCGGCTCCGCATGGGTGCCGTCGATCCTCTGGGGCGTGGCGTTCGCGAACCTCGTCCGAGGTGTTCCGATCGCGGAGTCGAACGGCCACCTCGAGTACGTCGGGAACTTCTTCGACCTGCTCAGCCCGTTCGCGCTGCTCGGCGGACTCGTCACGCTGTCGCTGTTCCTCTCGCACGGCGCGATCTTCCTCGCGCTCAAGACGTCGGGCGACTTCTCGAAGCGCGCAGGCGACTTCGCCAAGAAGATCTCCGTGGCCGCGCTCGCGCTCGCCGCAGTGTGGGCCATCTGGACCCAGCTCGCCTACTCGGTCGCCTGGACCTGGGCAGCCGTCCTCGTCGCCGCGCTCGGGCTCGTCGCGGTGGTGTGGTTCGCGCGTGTCGAGAGCTTCGGCAAGGCGTTCATCGCCAACGCCGTCGTGATCGTCGGGGCCGTCGTGCTGATCTTCGGCTCGATGTACCCCGACGTGATGCCCTCCTCGATCGACCCCGCATACTCCCTGACCGTCGACAACGCATCGTCGACCGACTACACGCTCACGGTCATGACCTGGGTGGCCGTGATCATGACGCCGATCGTGCTGGCCTACCAGGCATGGTCCTACTGGGTGTTCCGGCGCCGCATCAGCACAGACCACATCCCGGAGCACAGCGAGCTCACCTTCCTGAAGAAGTAG
- a CDS encoding cytochrome ubiquinol oxidase subunit I yields MEALDLARWQFGITTVYHFVLVPLTIGLSILVAIMQTAWVRTGKEKWLRLTKFYGKLLLINFALGVATGIVQEFQFGMNWSNYSRFVGDIFGAPLAMEALLAFFLESTFLGLWIFGWDKLPQKIHLLTVWLFAIGSTLSAYFIIAANSWMQHPVGADYNPETGRAEMNSIGAVLTNPTTLAAFPHVIATAFLVAGTFVAGIAVYWMVRKHREDAAHTDLPMYRTAARFGALVMLLAGAAVIYTGDTQGKLLAEQQPIKMAAAEGLMDTTTSAPFSLLAIGNLAGDDPSSVTHLIEIPGFTSFLFTGDWNAEIRGINQLQEEYADRYGATDAAGNEIQYRPNLLVTYWSFRLMIGLAAFSAALALTILWFTRKGSITTKPWMKALALISLPMPYLAASFGWIFTEMGRQPFVVAPNPDGVDMVMLLTQSGYSPNVSAGEVAFSLVVFTIVYAILGVFWFRLIQRYAVEGAPQVEQPTVDEDGSRPLSFAY; encoded by the coding sequence ATGGAGGCGCTTGACCTCGCCCGATGGCAGTTCGGCATCACCACCGTCTATCACTTCGTCCTGGTCCCGCTCACGATCGGCCTGTCGATCCTCGTCGCGATCATGCAGACCGCATGGGTGCGGACGGGCAAGGAGAAGTGGCTCCGCCTGACGAAGTTCTACGGCAAGCTCCTGCTCATCAACTTCGCGCTCGGCGTCGCCACCGGCATCGTGCAGGAGTTCCAGTTCGGCATGAACTGGTCCAACTACTCGCGCTTCGTCGGCGACATCTTCGGTGCGCCGCTCGCGATGGAGGCGCTGCTCGCATTCTTCCTCGAGTCCACGTTCCTGGGCCTGTGGATCTTCGGCTGGGACAAGCTTCCCCAGAAGATCCACCTGCTCACCGTGTGGCTGTTCGCCATCGGCTCCACGTTGTCCGCCTACTTCATCATCGCGGCCAACTCGTGGATGCAGCACCCGGTCGGCGCTGACTACAACCCGGAGACCGGGCGCGCGGAGATGAACTCCATCGGCGCAGTGCTCACCAACCCGACGACGCTCGCAGCGTTCCCACACGTGATCGCCACGGCGTTCCTGGTCGCAGGAACCTTCGTCGCGGGAATCGCCGTGTACTGGATGGTCCGCAAGCACCGCGAGGACGCGGCGCACACGGACCTTCCCATGTACCGTACCGCCGCGCGCTTCGGCGCCCTGGTGATGCTGCTCGCGGGCGCCGCGGTGATCTACACGGGCGACACGCAGGGAAAGCTGCTCGCCGAGCAGCAACCGATCAAGATGGCAGCCGCCGAGGGCCTGATGGACACGACGACGAGCGCCCCGTTCTCGCTCCTCGCGATCGGCAACCTCGCCGGCGACGACCCTTCATCGGTGACGCACCTCATCGAGATCCCAGGCTTCACGTCGTTCCTGTTCACAGGTGACTGGAACGCCGAGATCCGCGGCATCAACCAGCTCCAGGAGGAGTACGCCGATCGCTACGGCGCCACGGACGCGGCCGGCAACGAGATCCAGTACCGTCCGAACCTCCTCGTCACCTACTGGTCGTTCCGCCTCATGATCGGTCTCGCGGCCTTCTCCGCGGCCCTCGCGCTCACCATCCTGTGGTTCACCCGCAAGGGCAGCATCACCACGAAGCCCTGGATGAAGGCGCTTGCGCTGATCTCGCTCCCGATGCCGTACCTGGCCGCGAGCTTCGGCTGGATCTTCACCGAGATGGGTCGTCAGCCGTTCGTCGTCGCGCCGAATCCCGACGGCGTCGACATGGTGATGCTCCTCACCCAGTCCGGCTACTCGCCGAACGTGTCCGCAGGCGAGGTGGCCTTCTCGCTGGTGGTGTTCACGATCGTCTACGCCATCCTCGGAGTCTTCTGGTTCCGACTCATCCAGCGTTACGCCGTCGAGGGCGCGCCGCAGGTCGAGCAGCCCACCGTCGACGAGGACGGCTCGCGACCGCTGTCCTTCGCGTACTAA
- a CDS encoding ABC transporter ATP-binding protein/permease: MRPLDPRLVVRIGPARRYILVTAGLGLLTALALAVQALLIARMLAPHLSPSALTGDGLGWLGELVPTSTRALSTGLPILACVVVLRTVATWLQERLAHRAGARVISELRQQVVAHAAGMGPRWIASGRGAEVTTVVTRGLDDLLPYFVRYLPQLALAATLTPLLLIMVLGLDWLSAAIITATLPLIPVFMVLVGLVTRDRSATHLEAMQRLSTRTLDLIAGVPTLKGLGREHGPAARVRELGEAHRKATMGSLRVAFLSGMVLELLTTLSVAIVAVTMGYRLIDGGIGIETALAVLILTPEVYLPLRNVGTHFHASADGLAAADAAFDILDEPSPTLSGDAPAPDVSGRSLVARGLAVDTPDGTREAPSGVELWISPASLTAIVGPNGSGKSTLLLALAGLLPPTRGALSIEAPDDSPGASRSVAAVRIASDGRVHVDSTAWAAQIAWVPQRPDIGPTGRRMSLGQRQQLALERAFDSGRPLVLLDEPTAHLDPRSRQVVIDRMRQLARSGAALVVATHEPDVIAAADTVVTLISRHRMEADA; the protein is encoded by the coding sequence ATGCGACCTCTCGATCCGCGCCTGGTCGTGCGGATCGGCCCGGCCCGCCGTTACATCCTGGTGACGGCGGGCCTGGGCCTTCTCACGGCCCTGGCGCTCGCCGTCCAAGCGCTCCTGATCGCCCGGATGCTCGCACCTCACCTGTCGCCCTCCGCCCTCACCGGCGACGGACTCGGCTGGCTCGGAGAACTGGTGCCCACGTCGACGCGCGCGCTGTCGACCGGACTGCCGATCCTTGCGTGCGTCGTCGTGCTCCGCACGGTCGCCACCTGGCTTCAGGAACGGCTCGCGCACCGCGCGGGCGCGCGCGTCATCTCCGAGCTCCGCCAGCAGGTCGTCGCCCACGCCGCCGGCATGGGCCCGCGGTGGATCGCCTCAGGGCGGGGCGCCGAGGTGACGACCGTGGTCACCCGCGGGCTCGATGACCTGCTGCCCTACTTCGTGCGGTACCTCCCACAGCTGGCGCTCGCCGCCACCCTCACCCCGCTCCTGCTCATCATGGTCCTCGGGCTCGACTGGCTCTCCGCCGCGATCATCACCGCGACGCTTCCGCTCATCCCGGTGTTCATGGTGCTCGTCGGGCTGGTCACGCGTGACCGGTCGGCCACTCACCTGGAGGCGATGCAGCGCCTCAGCACTCGGACCCTCGACCTCATCGCAGGAGTGCCCACGCTCAAGGGCCTCGGTCGGGAGCACGGACCCGCCGCGCGAGTCCGAGAGCTGGGAGAGGCTCACCGCAAGGCGACCATGGGATCGCTTCGCGTCGCCTTCCTCTCAGGCATGGTCCTCGAACTGCTGACCACGCTGTCGGTCGCCATCGTCGCCGTGACGATGGGCTACCGCCTGATCGACGGAGGGATCGGGATCGAGACGGCGCTCGCCGTGCTGATCCTCACCCCTGAGGTGTACCTCCCGCTCCGTAACGTCGGCACCCATTTCCACGCCTCCGCAGACGGGCTCGCCGCCGCCGACGCCGCGTTCGACATCCTCGACGAGCCGAGCCCGACGCTCTCAGGCGACGCCCCAGCGCCCGACGTCAGCGGGCGCTCCCTCGTCGCACGCGGGCTCGCAGTCGACACTCCCGACGGCACGCGAGAGGCGCCCAGCGGCGTCGAGCTGTGGATCTCACCCGCATCGCTCACGGCCATCGTCGGCCCCAACGGCTCGGGCAAGTCCACGCTGCTGCTCGCGTTGGCAGGGCTGCTGCCTCCCACCCGCGGCGCCTTGAGCATCGAGGCTCCTGACGACTCGCCAGGAGCGAGCCGTTCCGTCGCGGCCGTCCGCATCGCGAGCGACGGTCGGGTCCATGTGGACTCCACCGCATGGGCGGCTCAGATCGCCTGGGTCCCGCAGCGCCCCGACATCGGCCCGACCGGCCGGAGGATGTCGCTCGGACAGCGGCAGCAGCTCGCGCTCGAGCGCGCATTCGACTCAGGTCGCCCGCTCGTGCTGCTCGATGAGCCGACCGCCCATCTTGACCCGCGCTCACGTCAGGTCGTCATCGACAGGATGCGCCAGCTCGCGAGGTCCGGCGCCGCCTTGGTCGTCGCGACCCACGAGCCTGACGTCATCGCCGCCGCTGACACCGTCGTCACCCTGATCTCGCGCCACCGCATGGAGGCCGACGCATGA
- the mutM gene encoding bifunctional DNA-formamidopyrimidine glycosylase/DNA-(apurinic or apyrimidinic site) lyase, which translates to MPELPEVETVRGGLESLVSRCTIAEVDIRRDSCVRLLPGGAPEFGAQVTGTRISAVVRRGKFLWLPLTEPGAHAVPEVALSAHLGMSGQFRVHEAPWDAAPPPHPHCRARLSLLKYDGVPLTLDFLDQRTFGYLHVEALVPTPDGGPGGFGSDLPALPVTAAHIARDALDPRVDVAAAGRALRRGTRGIKQVLLDQTVVSGVGNIYADEALWHARIHPERPAHTVTAPQARTLLGSVRSVMTAALAQGGTSFDALYVNVNGESGYFDRSLGAYGRAGEPCRRCGRALRRAIVGGRATHWCATCQRRWAPKPGIRSFKR; encoded by the coding sequence ATGCCTGAGCTGCCAGAGGTCGAGACCGTCCGCGGCGGGCTGGAGTCCCTCGTCTCACGCTGCACGATCGCGGAAGTCGACATTCGCCGTGACAGCTGCGTGCGGCTGCTCCCGGGCGGGGCACCCGAGTTCGGTGCGCAGGTGACGGGCACCAGGATCTCCGCGGTCGTGCGTCGCGGAAAGTTCCTGTGGCTGCCTCTGACCGAGCCCGGGGCGCACGCGGTCCCCGAGGTCGCGCTGAGCGCGCACCTCGGAATGTCCGGGCAGTTCCGGGTGCACGAGGCTCCTTGGGATGCCGCTCCGCCTCCGCATCCCCACTGCCGGGCGCGCCTGAGCCTCCTGAAATACGACGGCGTACCGCTGACTCTCGACTTCCTCGACCAGCGCACGTTCGGCTACCTGCATGTGGAGGCGCTCGTGCCCACGCCGGACGGCGGACCAGGCGGCTTCGGTTCGGATCTGCCCGCGCTGCCGGTCACAGCAGCGCATATCGCGCGGGACGCGCTGGACCCACGCGTCGATGTCGCGGCTGCGGGGCGGGCGCTCCGCCGTGGGACTCGCGGCATCAAGCAGGTGCTTCTGGATCAGACGGTGGTGAGCGGAGTAGGGAACATCTATGCGGACGAGGCGCTCTGGCATGCGCGGATCCACCCTGAGCGGCCCGCGCACACCGTGACGGCACCCCAGGCGCGGACACTCCTCGGTTCCGTGAGGTCGGTCATGACGGCGGCCCTCGCGCAAGGTGGCACGAGCTTCGACGCGCTGTACGTGAACGTGAACGGGGAGTCCGGATACTTCGATCGCTCGCTTGGGGCCTACGGCCGCGCGGGGGAGCCGTGCAGGCGGTGCGGACGCGCTCTGCGGAGGGCGATCGTGGGGGGTCGCGCCACCCATTGGTGCGCGACGTGTCAACGACGCTGGGCGCCCAAGCCGGGAATCCGCTCGTTCAAGCGATAG
- a CDS encoding GAF domain-containing sensor histidine kinase: MSEERLPVSDALANAIVGMNRLDLNDVLDRFLDAATEHTGAKMAAINILDDDGISVEFHYNGIPTGVMAHIGRAPNAVGTLAQIPREGCLVIEELTKHPAFRGLPPGHPPMGSFLGAALVVRDELFGYLYLASKEGGFTERDQQIVLALAAAASSAIDNAQLYERALLREKWLTASQDITTQLLADPGDEEAFERIVQAASELAGATSAALVLPGVGEEWVMEFTLGNRSDELLGQVLPEDGHALTVIRSGEGVVASEPPGGTVLPAVRAFGPTLYAPLHSEGRTSGLLMLWREPGMAAFGQNDLSTAQRFASQAAMALSFAELAHVKNVSHMLEERERIADDLHDFVSQELFATAIQLETIAANVPAEFRPRLLSTLDHVKRAQREVRSVMGTLSGERTSEPLSERLRREFVLAQDSLGFTPRVDVSWEDVATAAAADPTLSDDAVAVVRELLSNVARHAQATAVTVSLSAPPGRFIITITDDGLGPAGATKRHSGTSNLANRAIRRQGTFTLAPVRPGAPRPGTAAEWNVEA, from the coding sequence GTGAGTGAGGAGAGACTGCCGGTGTCCGACGCGCTTGCCAACGCCATCGTAGGAATGAACCGGCTGGACCTCAACGACGTCCTCGACCGGTTCCTGGACGCTGCCACCGAGCACACCGGTGCGAAGATGGCTGCGATCAACATCCTGGACGACGACGGCATCTCCGTGGAGTTCCACTACAACGGGATCCCTACCGGCGTGATGGCGCACATCGGTCGCGCCCCCAATGCGGTGGGAACCCTTGCGCAGATCCCGCGGGAGGGATGCCTCGTCATCGAGGAGCTCACGAAGCATCCCGCCTTCCGTGGCCTCCCTCCCGGTCACCCGCCGATGGGTTCCTTCCTCGGAGCGGCCCTCGTGGTGCGCGATGAGCTCTTCGGGTACCTGTATCTGGCGAGCAAGGAGGGCGGCTTCACCGAGCGTGACCAGCAGATCGTCCTCGCGCTCGCAGCCGCCGCCTCCTCCGCGATCGACAACGCACAGCTCTACGAGCGTGCTCTCCTCCGCGAGAAGTGGCTCACCGCATCCCAGGACATCACCACCCAACTGCTCGCCGACCCCGGCGACGAGGAAGCCTTCGAGCGGATCGTCCAGGCCGCCTCGGAGCTCGCGGGAGCGACCTCGGCGGCGCTCGTGCTGCCTGGCGTCGGTGAGGAATGGGTGATGGAGTTCACCCTGGGCAACCGCTCCGATGAGCTGCTCGGCCAGGTGCTCCCCGAGGACGGGCATGCGCTCACCGTCATCCGGTCCGGCGAAGGCGTGGTCGCCTCCGAGCCGCCAGGCGGCACCGTGCTCCCCGCGGTCCGTGCCTTCGGCCCCACCCTGTACGCTCCCCTGCATTCCGAGGGACGGACCTCGGGCCTGCTCATGCTGTGGCGTGAACCCGGCATGGCGGCGTTCGGACAGAACGATCTGTCGACCGCGCAGCGCTTTGCGAGCCAGGCGGCAATGGCGCTGTCCTTCGCGGAGCTCGCCCATGTGAAGAACGTGTCGCACATGCTCGAGGAACGCGAACGGATCGCGGACGACCTTCACGACTTCGTCTCTCAGGAGCTGTTCGCCACCGCCATCCAGCTCGAGACCATCGCCGCGAATGTGCCCGCCGAGTTCCGCCCGCGCCTTCTGTCCACGCTCGACCACGTGAAGCGCGCGCAGCGCGAGGTGCGCTCCGTCATGGGCACCCTGTCAGGCGAGCGCACGTCGGAACCGCTCTCGGAGCGCCTTCGCCGCGAGTTCGTGCTCGCGCAGGACTCGCTGGGCTTCACGCCTCGCGTGGACGTCTCATGGGAGGACGTAGCCACGGCGGCCGCAGCCGATCCGACGCTCTCGGACGACGCCGTCGCCGTGGTCCGCGAGCTGCTGTCGAACGTCGCGCGTCACGCGCAGGCGACAGCGGTGACCGTGTCGCTTTCCGCTCCCCCGGGACGCTTCATCATCACCATCACGGATGACGGCCTGGGACCGGCCGGCGCGACGAAGCGCCATTCAGGGACATCGAACCTTGCCAACCGTGCGATCCGACGGCAAGGTACGTTCACGCTGGCTCCCGTGCGACCCGGAGCACCCCGACCCGGTACGGCTGCCGAGTGGAACGTCGAGGCGTGA
- the rnc gene encoding ribonuclease III gives MSIPGQAAADALVRRIGVSIDPDLLVLALTHRSFAYEAGGLPTNERLEFLGDSVLGIVVTDHLYHAHPDLPEGELAKMRAACVSQKSLAIVAREIELGPCILLGKGETATGGSDKDSILCDAFEAILGAVYLTHGIEVSRDVVLRLVGPSLAAAARSGAALDWKTSLQERCAELGLAAPVYDVDGEGPDHARVFTARAVVDGTVRGQGTGSAKKHAEQEAAAAAYASLATFESSLKADAITSDVS, from the coding sequence GTGAGCATCCCGGGCCAGGCCGCGGCTGACGCGCTGGTCCGGCGGATCGGCGTGTCCATCGACCCCGACCTGCTGGTGCTCGCCCTCACCCATCGCTCCTTCGCGTATGAGGCGGGCGGTCTTCCGACCAACGAGCGACTGGAGTTCCTCGGCGACTCCGTGCTCGGCATCGTCGTGACCGACCACCTGTATCACGCGCACCCCGACCTGCCGGAGGGTGAGCTCGCCAAGATGCGAGCCGCCTGCGTCTCCCAGAAGTCGCTCGCGATCGTGGCGCGCGAGATCGAGCTCGGTCCGTGCATCCTGCTGGGCAAGGGTGAGACGGCGACGGGAGGCTCCGACAAGGACTCGATCCTCTGCGATGCGTTCGAGGCGATCCTGGGCGCCGTCTACCTGACCCATGGCATCGAGGTGTCGCGGGACGTGGTGCTGCGGCTGGTCGGGCCGTCCTTGGCGGCCGCAGCACGGTCCGGTGCCGCCCTCGACTGGAAGACGTCTCTTCAGGAACGCTGCGCGGAGCTGGGGCTCGCGGCCCCCGTCTACGACGTCGACGGCGAGGGCCCCGATCACGCCCGCGTGTTCACGGCCCGCGCTGTCGTCGATGGAACGGTCCGCGGGCAGGGCACGGGCAGTGCGAAGAAGCACGCCGAGCAGGAGGCCGCCGCGGCTGCGTACGCGTCGCTCGCGACGTTCGAGTCCTCGTTGAAGGCGGACGCGATCACGTCCGACGTCTCCTGA
- a CDS encoding response regulator transcription factor: MSDITVLVLDDHEVVRRGICDILDRADGITVVAEASSVAQATRRADAVRPQVILSDLRLPDGTGLDVIHHVREKLPDTRVVVLTSYDDDDAKAAARSAGADVFLAKTASSAEVLQAVKDAATGREHGQHIDVHEDDMLSRLTPMERRVLTLVGQGLANREIATELGIAEKTVKNHVTSVLAKMGLQRRTQVVAWATARRAQSFRG; encoded by the coding sequence ATGTCCGACATCACTGTCCTCGTCCTCGACGACCACGAGGTCGTGCGCCGCGGAATCTGCGACATCCTCGACCGGGCCGACGGCATCACCGTCGTCGCAGAGGCATCCTCGGTGGCGCAGGCGACGCGCCGTGCGGATGCCGTGCGTCCGCAGGTGATCCTGTCCGACCTGCGGCTTCCTGACGGCACGGGGCTCGACGTCATCCACCATGTGCGTGAGAAGTTGCCGGACACCCGCGTGGTCGTGCTGACGAGCTACGACGACGACGACGCGAAGGCTGCGGCACGCTCCGCGGGCGCCGATGTCTTCCTCGCGAAGACCGCGAGCAGCGCGGAGGTTCTGCAGGCGGTGAAGGACGCCGCCACGGGTCGCGAGCACGGCCAGCATATCGACGTGCACGAGGACGACATGCTGTCGCGTCTGACTCCCATGGAGCGCCGCGTGCTCACGCTCGTGGGGCAGGGACTGGCGAACCGTGAGATCGCCACGGAGCTCGGAATCGCCGAGAAGACCGTCAAGAACCACGTGACGAGCGTCCTCGCCAAGATGGGTCTCCAGCGCCGCACGCAGGTCGTCGCGTGGGCGACCGCGCGACGCGCGCAGTCGTTCCGCGGCTAG